Proteins encoded in a region of the Pseudomonas viciae genome:
- a CDS encoding APC family permease — protein MSVSLPVNSSTELKRGALGVGFIIFFVVSAASPLSVIAGGFPIGIMLGNGAGTPALLILALLVLLAFSVGYTTMSRHVTNAGGFYAFTSRGLGGLAGGAAGVLAMFAYNILQVGLYGMFGGVVSGTMASVFGLVLPWWTYSLMAMASIAILGYRKIDLSARVLSVIVIAEYLAILLLDFAILRTGGDSGINLDAFDRSHVLSGTPSIGLLFCFAAFIGFEATTIYGEEAKNPQRTIPIATYCSVLLIGGFYALSVWSMVIGVGADKIVATLQALQDPTTFIYGMSDHFVGPHLTQVIRVLFMVSIYAGLLAFHNAAARYFYAIGRDGLLHSRLGTTHRVHQSPHMGSVLQSLISAVVVLIFAAMDADPILQLFAWLSNLATLCVILLMALTSAAVWVFAQRHPELKLGIWRGRIFPGFSCVALLAVLFIAVVHFDVLTGASKALSYGLCAIIPAALLAGVFLAARLRQVSPERFMALGSHKL, from the coding sequence ATGAGTGTATCTCTCCCGGTCAACAGCTCCACGGAGCTCAAGCGTGGGGCCCTGGGTGTCGGCTTCATCATCTTCTTCGTGGTTTCGGCGGCGAGTCCCTTGAGTGTCATCGCCGGCGGCTTCCCCATAGGCATCATGCTGGGTAACGGCGCCGGTACACCGGCCTTGCTGATCCTGGCCCTGCTGGTGTTGCTGGCGTTCTCGGTGGGCTACACCACCATGTCCCGGCATGTCACCAACGCCGGTGGTTTCTATGCATTCACTTCTCGCGGCCTGGGTGGTTTGGCTGGCGGGGCGGCGGGAGTGTTGGCGATGTTTGCCTACAACATCCTCCAGGTGGGGCTGTATGGCATGTTCGGTGGCGTGGTCAGCGGCACGATGGCGAGTGTGTTCGGCCTGGTGTTGCCCTGGTGGACGTATTCGCTGATGGCGATGGCCAGCATTGCGATCCTTGGCTATCGCAAGATCGACCTGTCCGCCCGGGTGTTGTCGGTCATCGTGATCGCCGAATACCTGGCAATCCTGCTCCTGGACTTCGCCATTCTCAGGACGGGCGGTGACAGTGGCATCAATCTCGACGCATTCGATCGCAGCCACGTACTTAGCGGCACTCCCTCAATCGGCTTGCTGTTCTGCTTCGCCGCGTTCATCGGCTTCGAGGCCACCACCATCTACGGCGAAGAAGCCAAGAACCCGCAACGCACGATCCCGATTGCAACCTACTGCTCGGTGCTGCTGATCGGTGGTTTCTACGCGCTGTCGGTCTGGTCGATGGTGATCGGCGTAGGGGCGGACAAAATCGTCGCCACGCTCCAGGCCTTGCAGGACCCGACGACGTTCATCTATGGCATGTCCGATCACTTTGTCGGCCCGCACCTGACCCAGGTCATCCGCGTGCTGTTCATGGTCAGTATCTACGCCGGGCTGTTGGCGTTCCACAATGCCGCGGCCCGTTACTTCTATGCGATCGGCCGTGACGGTTTGCTGCACAGCCGGCTGGGGACCACCCATCGTGTGCACCAGAGTCCGCACATGGGCTCGGTGTTGCAGAGCTTGATCTCCGCCGTAGTCGTGCTGATTTTCGCCGCCATGGACGCCGATCCGATCCTGCAGTTGTTTGCCTGGCTGTCCAACCTGGCTACGCTTTGCGTGATCTTGCTGATGGCGCTCACTTCCGCCGCGGTATGGGTCTTTGCCCAGCGTCACCCCGAGCTCAAGCTGGGGATCTGGCGTGGACGGATTTTTCCGGGATTCTCTTGCGTTGCACTGTTGGCAGTCCTGTTTATCGCAGTGGTGCATTTCGATGTGCTGACGGGCGCGAGCAAGGCCTTGTCATATGGACTCTGCGCGATCATTCCCGCGGCCCTGCTGGCTGGCGTGTTCCTGGCCGCGCGACTTCGCCAGGTGTCCCCGGAGCGGTTCATGGCCCTGGGTAGCCACAAGCTTTAA
- a CDS encoding IclR family transcriptional regulator, with protein MNSLRRLLMVFDLFRPEQPVIDVEIICQELGFTPATAYRYLRELGDAGFLKRLPRGYALGPRIVTLEHQMTKYDPLLACSRDLVDKLVDDTGLDALVSEWHGDSVVNVLIQRGSDVGPVGGDRGRPIDLLHSATSRVVLAYLLPRQIRRIYDAHAHPTEPQQQGLAWKPFSKSLLAIRKQGYCMSESELHPGRSGVAAPIFDEKQRVLGSMTLVGRSERFRAFQPGYLCDLVTGAASELTARIALQ; from the coding sequence ATGAATAGCCTTCGCCGCCTGCTCATGGTCTTCGACTTGTTTCGCCCTGAACAACCGGTCATTGACGTGGAGATCATTTGCCAGGAACTCGGCTTCACGCCCGCGACCGCCTATCGCTATCTGCGCGAACTCGGCGATGCCGGCTTCTTGAAGCGATTGCCGCGCGGCTACGCACTCGGCCCGCGAATCGTCACGCTGGAGCATCAGATGACGAAGTACGATCCCTTGCTGGCGTGCAGCCGGGACCTGGTCGATAAATTGGTCGACGATACCGGCCTGGATGCGCTGGTCAGCGAATGGCATGGTGATTCAGTGGTCAACGTGCTGATCCAGCGGGGCTCCGATGTCGGCCCGGTTGGTGGCGACAGGGGACGACCGATCGATCTGCTCCACAGCGCGACTTCACGGGTCGTATTGGCGTATCTGCTGCCACGCCAGATCCGCCGCATCTATGACGCTCACGCGCACCCAACCGAACCCCAGCAGCAGGGCTTGGCGTGGAAACCGTTCAGCAAGAGCCTGCTTGCCATCCGCAAGCAGGGCTACTGTATGAGCGAAAGCGAGCTGCATCCGGGACGCAGTGGCGTCGCGGCGCCGATCTTCGACGAAAAGCAGCGCGTCCTTGGCAGCATGACCCTGGTTGGACGCAGTGAGCGGTTCCGTGCGTTTCAACCGGGCTACCTGTGCGATCTGGTGACCGGCGCGGCGTCGGAACTGACGGCGCGCATCGCCTTGCAATGA
- a CDS encoding helix-turn-helix domain-containing protein, with protein sequence MKIQNISHFRDIHVHAATVQEWNQDYSQLTAGSIESSLIQLTTARCHIFREQINQRVVQHGVAPRGKMCFAVPITVPGSIRMQGREVDDSSLFFLHGGEEFMFHMPVGMELLAITFERELFEQALAQTASAREISQLLRQPVIRVSTQRYADARRRMLAVFSQALSNEDLGNTQDRELELEQAMLGELLQLMTDPACDKQQRLPSSTRSFIVEKCHRLATAELNNVPSVDELCQRLQVSRRTVQNSFRSVAETTPINYLRSVRLNGVRRTLMSTRAAHLSIGDVAAQWGFYHLSHFAAEYQELFAELPSHTARAAIADCARA encoded by the coding sequence ATGAAAATTCAGAACATCAGCCACTTTCGTGACATCCATGTCCACGCCGCTACCGTCCAGGAGTGGAATCAGGACTACAGCCAGTTAACCGCTGGCTCGATCGAGAGTTCGCTCATACAGTTGACGACGGCGCGTTGCCACATATTCCGCGAGCAGATCAACCAACGCGTGGTGCAGCATGGCGTGGCCCCCCGAGGCAAGATGTGCTTTGCCGTGCCCATCACCGTCCCGGGTTCGATTCGGATGCAGGGGCGGGAAGTGGACGACAGCAGCCTGTTCTTTCTTCACGGTGGCGAGGAGTTCATGTTTCACATGCCGGTGGGCATGGAGCTGCTGGCCATTACCTTCGAACGTGAACTGTTCGAGCAGGCGCTGGCACAAACAGCATCGGCCAGGGAAATCAGCCAGTTGCTGCGTCAGCCGGTGATCAGGGTCTCCACGCAACGCTATGCAGACGCTCGACGTCGAATGCTGGCCGTATTCTCCCAGGCGCTCTCGAACGAAGATCTTGGCAATACGCAAGATCGGGAGCTGGAACTGGAACAGGCCATGCTCGGCGAGTTGCTGCAACTGATGACCGACCCGGCCTGCGACAAGCAGCAGCGTCTTCCAAGCTCCACACGCAGCTTTATTGTCGAGAAGTGCCATCGCCTGGCGACCGCGGAATTGAACAACGTGCCCAGCGTGGACGAGTTGTGCCAGCGACTCCAGGTGAGTCGACGTACCGTGCAGAACAGCTTCCGCTCGGTTGCCGAGACGACACCCATCAATTACTTGCGCTCCGTGCGGCTCAACGGTGTACGCCGAACCTTGATGTCCACCCGGGCCGCGCATCTCTCGATCGGTGATGTCGCGGCCCAATGGGGCTTCTATCACCTCAGTCATTTTGCGGCGGAGTATCAGGAACTGTTCGCAGAATTGCCCTCCCATACCGCCCGCGCGGCCATCGCCGATTGCGCGCGTGCCTGA
- a CDS encoding aspartate aminotransferase family protein: MSETKLESLHFADAPRITSTIPGPKTTEALALSARTESMARGGGRMPVAMDRAFGATFKDADGNTYIDLSAGVGVSSVGRCHPKVVQAIREQSEVLMHALEVNSTRRTELAAKLSEIAPDGLRGDCITFFTQSGSDALEAAIKFAKRVTGRHQIIAFHGGYHGVWNASGALTTGTAYRKGYGAQMGGVIHAPYPYAYRFPFDTTHKSAEQIAGDYVDYLLNTPYTAADDVAAVIVEPVQGEGGYVPPSPEFLQLLRKACDRSGALLIVDEVQSGAGRTGKMWAVEHSGVKPDMLTFGKGIGSDLPMAGLIMRSDLAAAIPDGSMPNTFAANSLSAAVALTNISILQDPELDLLNRAHTLGLEAQERIRGFKSPFVGEVRGRGLMIGIELVEDPVTKAPLEGAKIGQLMGYLLNHGVLMIPCGRYSNVMRVMPSLTITRSLFFKALDIFGDALASLEA, encoded by the coding sequence ATGAGTGAAACCAAGCTTGAATCCCTCCACTTCGCGGATGCCCCGCGGATCACTTCCACCATTCCTGGCCCCAAGACCACCGAGGCCCTGGCGTTGTCGGCGCGTACCGAGTCGATGGCCCGCGGCGGCGGACGCATGCCCGTGGCCATGGACCGGGCTTTCGGCGCGACCTTCAAGGACGCTGATGGCAACACCTATATCGATTTGTCCGCAGGCGTGGGCGTCAGCAGCGTAGGTCGCTGCCACCCGAAAGTGGTGCAGGCCATCCGCGAACAGTCCGAAGTGCTGATGCACGCCCTGGAAGTCAACAGCACCCGGCGCACCGAACTGGCCGCCAAACTCTCCGAGATCGCACCCGACGGCTTGCGCGGCGATTGCATTACGTTCTTCACGCAAAGCGGCAGCGATGCGCTGGAAGCCGCGATCAAATTCGCCAAACGCGTTACCGGACGGCACCAGATCATCGCCTTCCATGGCGGCTACCACGGCGTGTGGAACGCCTCCGGTGCGCTGACGACCGGTACGGCCTACCGCAAGGGTTACGGCGCCCAGATGGGTGGCGTCATTCACGCCCCCTACCCTTATGCCTACCGCTTCCCCTTCGACACCACGCACAAAAGCGCCGAACAGATCGCCGGCGACTACGTGGATTACCTGCTGAATACCCCTTACACCGCCGCCGATGACGTGGCCGCCGTGATCGTGGAGCCGGTACAGGGTGAAGGCGGCTACGTGCCTCCCTCGCCAGAGTTCCTGCAACTGCTGCGCAAGGCCTGCGACCGCAGCGGCGCGTTGTTGATCGTCGATGAAGTGCAATCCGGGGCGGGACGTACCGGCAAGATGTGGGCGGTCGAGCATTCGGGTGTAAAACCCGACATGCTTACCTTCGGCAAAGGTATCGGCAGCGACCTGCCGATGGCGGGCCTGATCATGCGCTCGGACCTGGCGGCGGCGATTCCTGACGGTTCGATGCCCAATACCTTCGCCGCCAACTCGTTGTCTGCGGCAGTGGCGCTGACCAACATCAGCATCCTGCAGGACCCTGAGCTCGATCTGCTCAATCGCGCTCACACGCTGGGCCTGGAAGCCCAGGAGCGTATCCGTGGCTTCAAGAGCCCCTTCGTCGGCGAGGTTCGCGGGCGTGGCCTGATGATCGGTATCGAGCTGGTCGAAGACCCGGTCACCAAAGCACCGCTGGAGGGTGCCAAGATCGGTCAACTCATGGGTTACCTGCTGAACCACGGCGTGCTGATGATTCCCTGCGGTCGCTACAGCAACGTGATGCGCGTCATGCCCTCGCTGACGATCACACGCTCGCTGTTTTTCAAGGCGCTGGACATCTTTGGCGACGCCCTGGCCTCCCTCGAAGCATGA
- a CDS encoding aldehyde dehydrogenase family protein, with amino-acid sequence MTQHLNHFIQGASFEASDGGRITLINPVTEQVYGSSARGTSADVDRAVEAARSQLEGGAWSQLDGAQRGRLLSKLADLVERDTELLADLDANAIGRSPIEPRRMDLPNAIANLRAAAGWANQLEGRTIPTGGYFGSKTLSYTVREPVGVVGAIVPWNSPLMITVWKLAALLAAGCTVVIKPSEETPQSALHLAALAQEAGFPDGVINVVTGYGAQVGRALCEHPHVAKISFTGSPEAGREIQRTAGVLFKRVALELGGKSPQIVFDDASFDDALRGCALGLFVNQGQVCAAGSRILVQRSIADRFAAALADAARAVKVGDPRQPDVQMGPVAKKAQFERVNRYIQLGIEQGASLLAGGVSNPEQGWFVQPTIFANARNDMAIARDEIFGPVGTVITFDSEDEAIAMANDSTYGLAATIWTSDLVRAHRVAAAVKAGAVGINCWSPLDANLPWGGVKSSGIGREGGFSGALAYTEEKVITVLLPN; translated from the coding sequence ATGACTCAGCACCTGAATCACTTCATCCAAGGAGCGTCCTTCGAGGCCTCCGACGGTGGGCGCATAACCCTCATCAACCCCGTGACAGAACAGGTGTACGGCAGCTCCGCACGCGGCACGAGCGCGGATGTGGACCGCGCCGTGGAGGCAGCGCGCAGCCAACTCGAGGGTGGCGCCTGGAGCCAGCTCGACGGTGCCCAGCGCGGTCGACTGCTGTCGAAGCTGGCTGACCTGGTGGAACGCGACACCGAGTTGCTGGCTGATCTGGACGCCAACGCCATCGGTCGCTCCCCGATCGAGCCACGCCGGATGGACCTGCCCAACGCGATCGCCAACCTGCGCGCCGCCGCCGGCTGGGCCAACCAACTGGAGGGGCGCACCATTCCCACCGGTGGCTACTTCGGCAGCAAGACCCTCTCGTACACAGTGCGCGAGCCGGTGGGCGTGGTTGGTGCCATCGTGCCCTGGAATTCGCCGCTGATGATCACGGTCTGGAAGCTCGCCGCTTTGCTGGCGGCAGGCTGCACCGTGGTCATCAAGCCTTCGGAAGAAACCCCGCAGTCGGCGCTGCACCTGGCGGCGCTGGCCCAGGAAGCGGGTTTCCCTGATGGTGTGATCAACGTGGTTACCGGCTACGGTGCACAGGTGGGTCGCGCCTTGTGCGAACACCCGCACGTGGCCAAGATCAGTTTCACCGGCAGCCCCGAGGCCGGACGCGAGATCCAGCGCACCGCCGGCGTGCTGTTCAAGCGTGTGGCACTGGAGCTGGGCGGCAAGAGCCCACAGATTGTCTTTGACGACGCGTCCTTCGACGACGCGTTGCGCGGCTGCGCGCTTGGCTTGTTCGTCAACCAGGGCCAGGTCTGTGCCGCTGGCTCGCGTATCCTGGTGCAGCGCAGCATCGCCGATCGCTTCGCCGCAGCGCTTGCCGATGCCGCCCGAGCAGTCAAGGTGGGCGATCCTCGACAGCCCGACGTGCAGATGGGGCCAGTGGCCAAGAAAGCACAGTTCGAGCGGGTCAACCGTTACATCCAGCTGGGCATCGAACAAGGCGCCTCCCTGCTGGCCGGCGGCGTATCGAACCCCGAGCAGGGCTGGTTTGTGCAGCCGACCATCTTCGCCAACGCCCGCAATGACATGGCGATCGCCCGAGACGAGATCTTCGGCCCCGTTGGCACGGTGATCACGTTCGACAGCGAAGATGAGGCGATCGCAATGGCCAACGATTCCACCTACGGCCTGGCGGCCACGATCTGGACGAGCGATCTGGTGCGAGCGCACCGCGTCGCCGCGGCGGTAAAGGCCGGTGCCGTGGGCATCAACTGCTGGAGCCCGCTGGATGCCAACCTGCCCTGGGGCGGCGTCAAGTCCAGTGGCATTGGCCGTGAAGGCGGGTTCAGCGGCGCGTTGGCCTATACCGAAGAAAAGGTCATCACCGTGCTGCTGCCTAACTGA
- a CDS encoding cytochrome b, translated as MNPVNQTTIDRYPTSLRMLHWVRAVLIAGLLWAGWHMTGMNDEVASKYELYYPWHKSFGVLMLLVVLVQIALRWRTPKLPQPLETLAGHERFLSQLVQRAMYVLIVIVPLMGYSMSSTYTMSDGVFFFGVNLPELLPKNDDWFVVFQWLHKVLAYTLLGLIVLHVAGALKHRFFDPDPRNDVLRRML; from the coding sequence ATGAATCCGGTAAATCAAACAACAATTGATCGGTATCCTACGTCCCTGCGTATGTTGCACTGGGTGCGCGCCGTGCTCATCGCCGGCCTCCTCTGGGCTGGCTGGCATATGACCGGGATGAATGATGAAGTGGCAAGCAAATACGAACTCTATTACCCGTGGCACAAATCCTTTGGGGTGTTGATGCTGTTGGTGGTTCTGGTCCAGATCGCCCTGCGCTGGCGCACCCCCAAGCTTCCACAACCCCTGGAAACACTGGCTGGACATGAGCGGTTTTTGTCACAGCTTGTGCAGCGTGCCATGTACGTGCTTATCGTGATTGTGCCGTTGATGGGTTACTCGATGTCGAGTACCTACACGATGAGCGACGGGGTATTCTTTTTTGGGGTGAACCTGCCGGAGCTGCTACCGAAAAATGACGACTGGTTCGTCGTCTTCCAGTGGCTGCACAAAGTACTCGCCTATACCCTGCTCGGCCTGATCGTGCTGCATGTCGCCGGCGCCCTCAAGCACCGGTTCTTCGACCCGGACCCTCGCAACGACGTCCTGCGCCGCATGCTGTGA
- a CDS encoding alginate export family protein has translation MRTPHYAPLLSLVALCTLEPQAQAYELYNEDDGATVLNADLWAGFGWFGSEKNYLANPQEEPGRMRWQEGFAKYGVNGTTDKIGPGSIYGGFSLISTGSWGDGDAGAITAGNERRTAVEDAYLGWKSGDLIPALGTDGVDFSFGRQIVTVDGFLITDDGFAPGKAFSPIPGVADGRFNRGGAFYLGPRLAFGNTAVLKLGGTQGLHGSLMWLKSDNPGQSETEVAAATIDYTTAIGSIGSTYVHGLDVNERYTFADRSERKGMDIYSIRGQGNAGIENADFAFEVARQEKRSGSQRAMFFDAGYTFADVKWQPAVSYRYSRYSEGWDFLFQGGFRKRYQGEVAANYAGSVTSNMQINDVLFSVQPTDKLTLNAMYFHYNQLSDRDTQDFSAREVDLYLDWMVTDNVTLSPLVGFYKPRKWLGDGGLQSGSASTNTYLQFIVWVTF, from the coding sequence ATGCGCACCCCCCACTACGCCCCATTACTTTCGTTGGTTGCACTCTGCACATTGGAGCCGCAGGCACAGGCCTACGAGCTCTACAACGAAGACGATGGTGCAACTGTCCTGAATGCCGACCTCTGGGCGGGGTTTGGTTGGTTCGGCAGTGAAAAGAATTACCTCGCCAACCCGCAGGAGGAGCCCGGCAGGATGCGATGGCAGGAAGGCTTCGCCAAGTACGGTGTAAACGGCACGACGGACAAGATCGGTCCCGGCTCGATCTACGGCGGGTTCAGCCTGATCAGTACGGGCTCATGGGGCGACGGGGACGCGGGAGCGATCACTGCCGGGAATGAAAGAAGAACGGCGGTAGAAGATGCCTATCTGGGTTGGAAGTCAGGTGATCTGATTCCCGCCCTGGGTACGGATGGCGTTGATTTCTCTTTTGGTCGGCAGATCGTGACGGTGGACGGTTTCCTGATCACCGACGACGGGTTCGCCCCCGGCAAGGCCTTCAGCCCCATCCCTGGTGTCGCGGACGGTCGGTTCAATCGCGGCGGCGCCTTTTACCTGGGGCCGCGATTGGCCTTCGGCAATACGGCCGTTCTGAAGCTGGGCGGTACGCAGGGGCTTCACGGCAGCCTGATGTGGTTGAAGTCGGACAATCCAGGACAGTCGGAGACCGAAGTGGCGGCCGCCACCATCGACTACACGACGGCCATCGGCTCGATTGGTTCGACCTATGTGCACGGGCTGGATGTCAACGAGCGATATACCTTCGCCGATCGGAGTGAGCGCAAGGGCATGGATATCTACAGCATCCGTGGCCAGGGCAATGCCGGCATCGAGAACGCTGATTTTGCATTCGAGGTGGCGCGCCAGGAAAAACGTTCGGGGTCGCAGCGGGCGATGTTCTTCGACGCGGGCTACACCTTTGCCGACGTCAAATGGCAACCGGCGGTAAGTTACCGTTATTCGCGTTATTCCGAAGGCTGGGACTTCCTGTTCCAGGGCGGTTTCCGCAAACGATACCAAGGTGAAGTCGCCGCGAACTATGCCGGTTCAGTGACTTCGAACATGCAAATCAACGATGTGCTGTTCTCGGTTCAGCCGACCGACAAACTGACACTCAACGCGATGTACTTCCACTATAACCAACTCTCCGACCGGGACACTCAAGACTTCAGTGCCCGTGAGGTCGACCTGTATCTGGACTGGATGGTGACGGATAACGTCACGCTGTCGCCGCTGGTGGGTTTCTACAAGCCAAGGAAGTGGCTCGGCGACGGTGGTTTGCAGAGCGGGAGCGCATCAACCAACACTTACTTGCAGTTCATCGTGTGGGTGACGTTCTGA
- a CDS encoding DUF6152 family protein, translating to MIPSPLLRQGLCLLTIVACSALPSLATAHHSFALFDQTKTVTVQGVVERFAWTNPHITIYLDTPGPPSQRYKIETGSVNALQRAGWSADSIKAGESAEVSFRPLKNGDPGGLLVEIKIGDVVLTGGG from the coding sequence ATGATCCCATCCCCGCTGTTACGTCAGGGGCTTTGCCTGCTGACCATCGTCGCTTGCAGTGCCCTACCGTCCCTGGCCACCGCCCACCATTCATTCGCGCTTTTCGACCAGACCAAGACGGTCACGGTCCAGGGCGTGGTCGAGCGCTTCGCCTGGACCAATCCGCACATCACGATCTACCTCGATACGCCCGGCCCGCCCTCCCAGCGCTACAAGATCGAGACCGGCAGTGTCAACGCGCTGCAACGCGCGGGCTGGAGCGCTGACTCGATCAAGGCCGGCGAGAGCGCCGAGGTGTCCTTCAGGCCGCTGAAGAACGGTGACCCGGGAGGACTGCTCGTGGAGATCAAGATCGGTGACGTCGTGCTCACGGGCGGCGGTTAG
- a CDS encoding alpha/beta hydrolase domain-containing protein, which yields MTISILRPTLQGALLSLMLTSNTFAEVPRMPTVIAVPPSSVLPLSSAKRPGTEHSDLDMYDYIEEEFYLQGIAPAITAAGKTLLEAPYTTRILVRKPADPAHFNGTVVIEPFSWFGERGAGWILTRDYLLRRGYAYIGYTLNMNKPTVDPKFISDTPAAEAEQVAQYGRIVNFEFMRRFDYARYAPLGTYYDPERFTRGAGPDPFAPQSQGIGAQLALLLKTNAAQGPLAGLDVKRVYVNSWAVTAQVWMDYLDQGRHQQWRMPDASPLIDAYMTGRMAYGEVGGDVIRLPRQMPDGAPFVTVYSQSELMHDVIEGIDLPPDTDSPQLRYYEVTGIPHLRLADLGTEHTELLAADIGKGDDPRCRTLYDEPVELVVSALLDGMDQWAREGKAMPKAPRVLREGKAVARDPATGNLQGGVRPPWIQVPSATYLTDQETGCGLIYDTKVPYSKEVLGQRYGSFSHYEQAFEEAKGLSIRQGYLLPEDAKGLRPIAKPQDF from the coding sequence ATGACCATCAGCATCCTGCGGCCAACGCTACAAGGCGCCCTGCTGTCGCTGATGCTGACCTCGAACACCTTCGCCGAGGTGCCCCGCATGCCCACGGTCATTGCCGTGCCGCCCTCCAGCGTACTGCCGCTGTCGTCGGCGAAGCGACCGGGCACCGAACACAGCGACCTCGACATGTACGACTACATCGAAGAGGAGTTTTACCTGCAAGGCATCGCCCCGGCCATTACCGCCGCGGGCAAAACCCTCCTCGAGGCGCCCTATACCACGCGCATTCTGGTGCGCAAGCCGGCAGACCCCGCGCACTTCAATGGCACGGTGGTAATCGAGCCATTCAGTTGGTTTGGCGAGCGCGGCGCGGGATGGATCCTGACCCGTGATTACTTGCTGCGGCGTGGCTACGCGTACATCGGCTACACGCTGAACATGAACAAGCCGACTGTCGATCCCAAATTCATCTCGGACACCCCGGCTGCCGAGGCCGAGCAGGTCGCCCAATACGGACGGATCGTGAACTTCGAATTCATGCGCCGCTTCGACTACGCACGCTATGCGCCGTTGGGCACCTATTACGATCCGGAGCGTTTCACGCGCGGTGCCGGTCCCGATCCGTTCGCTCCACAATCCCAGGGCATTGGCGCGCAACTGGCGCTGCTGCTCAAGACCAATGCGGCGCAAGGCCCGTTGGCAGGCCTCGACGTGAAGCGAGTCTACGTCAATAGCTGGGCCGTGACCGCGCAAGTCTGGATGGACTACCTCGACCAGGGCCGGCACCAGCAATGGCGCATGCCCGACGCAAGCCCCTTGATCGATGCCTACATGACGGGGCGCATGGCCTATGGCGAGGTGGGCGGCGACGTCATCCGGCTGCCGCGGCAGATGCCCGACGGCGCGCCGTTCGTGACCGTCTACAGCCAGTCCGAACTGATGCACGACGTGATCGAAGGCATCGACCTGCCGCCGGATACCGACAGCCCGCAGCTTCGCTACTACGAAGTGACCGGCATACCGCATCTGCGGCTGGCCGACCTCGGTACGGAGCATACCGAACTGTTAGCTGCCGACATCGGCAAGGGCGACGACCCACGGTGCCGGACGCTGTACGACGAACCGGTGGAGCTGGTCGTCTCGGCGCTCCTCGATGGCATGGACCAATGGGCGCGCGAGGGCAAAGCCATGCCGAAGGCGCCGCGAGTCCTGCGCGAAGGCAAGGCCGTCGCACGCGACCCCGCCACCGGCAACCTGCAAGGAGGCGTGCGCCCGCCGTGGATCCAGGTGCCCAGCGCGACCTACCTCACGGACCAGGAGACCGGTTGCGGCCTGATCTACGACACCAAAGTGCCCTATTCCAAGGAAGTGCTTGGTCAGCGCTACGGTAGTTTCAGCCACTACGAGCAGGCATTCGAAGAGGCCAAGGGCCTCTCGATCAGGCAGGGCTATCTCCTCCCGGAGGATGCCAAGGGCCTGCGTCCGATCGCAAAACCCCAAGACTTCTAA
- a CDS encoding DUF6644 family protein, protein MSSELIIAWIYASPLSTAIRDLSWVVPTIQSVHIIAIAVIFGAAVISDLRLAGMLATDEPLRGVIRRYYPWMRAALIVLLLTGLVMIIGEPDRVLVNTTFWLKMFLVVAVFTLAWTIRRPLLRPAAQAQGDNEKPPIKALAWLSIALWCGVIFCGRWIAY, encoded by the coding sequence ATGTCATCAGAACTCATCATCGCCTGGATCTACGCATCACCGTTGAGCACTGCCATCAGGGACCTGTCCTGGGTCGTGCCCACCATCCAGAGCGTTCATATCATTGCCATCGCGGTGATCTTCGGCGCCGCCGTGATCTCTGACCTGCGGCTGGCCGGCATGCTCGCCACGGACGAACCCTTGCGCGGCGTCATTCGCCGTTACTACCCATGGATGCGCGCCGCACTCATCGTCCTGCTCCTCACCGGGTTGGTGATGATCATCGGCGAGCCAGACCGCGTACTGGTCAACACGACGTTCTGGCTGAAGATGTTCCTGGTCGTTGCCGTGTTCACCCTGGCCTGGACAATTCGACGTCCATTGTTGCGCCCCGCTGCTCAGGCTCAAGGCGATAACGAGAAGCCTCCCATCAAGGCGCTGGCCTGGCTGTCGATCGCCCTGTGGTGCGGCGTGATCTTCTGTGGTCGCTGGATTGCTTACTGA
- a CDS encoding DUF6644 family protein — MDIQSILQALEDTPVAAQIRESGSIFPNLESVHVIGIALVFGTIAVVDLRLLGVASHRRSALRLIRELLPFTWVAFAACVITGLLMFASNATTYAQNSVFWWKMGLLALAGLNMGIFHLGAYRRIDEWDTTLPPPSQARIAGFSSLTLWVSVICLGRWIGFV; from the coding sequence ATGGACATTCAATCGATACTGCAAGCCCTCGAGGACACCCCGGTCGCCGCCCAGATCAGAGAGTCGGGTTCCATTTTCCCAAACCTGGAGTCGGTGCATGTGATCGGCATCGCCCTCGTGTTCGGGACCATCGCCGTCGTCGACTTGCGCCTGCTCGGCGTCGCCTCCCATCGCCGAAGCGCGCTACGGCTGATCCGGGAACTGCTGCCATTCACCTGGGTTGCCTTCGCAGCCTGCGTGATCACTGGCCTGCTCATGTTCGCCTCCAATGCCACCACCTATGCGCAGAACAGCGTTTTCTGGTGGAAGATGGGGCTGTTGGCGCTGGCCGGCCTCAACATGGGGATATTCCACCTGGGCGCCTATCGCCGGATCGACGAGTGGGACACCACCCTGCCGCCTCCCAGCCAGGCACGTATCGCCGGATTCAGTTCGCTGACACTGTGGGTGAGCGTGATATGCCTTGGCCGCTGGATCGGGTTTGTCTGA